One genomic region from Desulfuromonas acetexigens encodes:
- a CDS encoding 4Fe-4S binding protein codes for MLTDFLSRRTRIRNLIQWLFFAWILGIGVRFALFVRHYESFGATPYVSRPPGVEGFLPIGALVSLKYWLTTGIVDQVHPAAMILLLTFIAMSFFARKSFCSWLCPVGTLSEAVWKLGQRVFGRNFRIWTWLDWPLRGLKYLLLAFFAKIIFLDMPSFALASFLETPYWAVSDVKMLHFFIGMSTTALAIIAAITLLSFFYQNFWCRYLCPYGALLGLFSFFSPLKIRRDAHTCVDCGKCAKACPSRLPVDRKAAISSPECTGCLSCEAVCPTRSLAMAPPGGRDLLAGWRFPLLVMAIFALGVGTGMISGLWESSLTAEDYRRLIPMSRQLIH; via the coding sequence ATGTTAACTGATTTTTTATCCCGAAGAACCCGGATACGCAACCTCATTCAGTGGCTCTTTTTTGCCTGGATTTTGGGGATCGGCGTCCGTTTCGCCCTTTTTGTCCGCCATTACGAAAGCTTCGGCGCGACTCCCTATGTCTCCCGCCCGCCCGGGGTCGAAGGGTTTCTCCCCATCGGCGCCCTGGTCAGCCTGAAATACTGGCTGACGACGGGAATCGTCGACCAGGTCCATCCGGCGGCCATGATTCTCTTGCTGACCTTCATCGCCATGAGCTTTTTCGCGCGTAAGAGTTTCTGCTCCTGGCTCTGTCCCGTGGGCACCTTGTCCGAGGCGGTATGGAAGCTGGGGCAACGAGTTTTCGGCCGCAACTTCCGCATCTGGACCTGGCTCGACTGGCCGTTGCGTGGGCTGAAATATCTGCTTTTGGCCTTCTTCGCCAAGATCATCTTCCTCGACATGCCGTCTTTTGCTCTCGCCTCCTTTCTTGAAACCCCCTACTGGGCGGTGAGCGACGTGAAGATGCTCCATTTCTTCATCGGCATGTCGACGACCGCTCTGGCAATCATCGCCGCGATTACCCTGCTGTCTTTCTTCTATCAGAACTTCTGGTGCCGTTATCTCTGCCCCTATGGGGCGCTGCTCGGTCTTTTCAGTTTTTTCAGCCCACTCAAGATTCGTCGCGATGCCCACACCTGCGTCGATTGCGGCAAGTGCGCCAAGGCCTGCCCATCGCGTCTGCCGGTCGATCGTAAGGCCGCCATCAGCAGCCCGGAATGCACCGGCTGTCTGAGTTGCGAGGCGGTCTGTCCGACCCGATCCCTGGCCATGGCTCCCCCGGGGGGGCGGGATCTTCTCGCCGGTTGGCGCTTTCCGCTGCTGGTGATGGCGATCTTCGCCCTGGGGGTGGGAACGGGCATGATCAGTGGACTCTGGGAGTCGAGCCTGACCGCTGAGGATTACCGGCGGCTGATCCCCATGTCGCGTCAACTCATCCATTGA
- a CDS encoding cation:proton antiporter, which translates to MSALTHNEITALLLALGLLLASARILGETAQRLNLPSVLGEILAGILWGPTIFGALAPEWSAFIFPAQGGGALAFDGLTTLAIALFLLVAGLEVDLTTVWRQGRVALWVAIAGMILPFSIGFSVAWWSPEWLGYQPGVPHLPFALFMATILSISALPIIAKILMDLNIYRSDLGVTIIAAAVFNDLLGWLVFAMILGMLGVNQGIPLAHTLWITLVFTASMLTVVPWCIHRLLPWIQAHTSWPGGVLGFAFSFCLMTAAFTEWIGVHAIFGSFLAGVALGHSSHLRERTRATIDQFVSFIFAPLFFASIGLKVNFSEQFDLVLTLTILLLAVTGKVIGSACGGRLGGLVWRDAFAVGFGMSAQGTMGIILGVLALQMGLISHQVFVALVVVALVTSLMSGPLLQRLLGLRKARRFCAHVGAKTFINPLTAYSKDGIIMELATAAAEVVDVDVATISHAVRQRERLMSTGIGRGLAVPHARLPELTEPVVVVGLSHGGVDFDSPDGLPAQVICLILTPVQDDGAQLEILADIASTFKIKEIREKVGGVSNFTEFLALVRSGQGR; encoded by the coding sequence ATGAGCGCTCTCACCCACAACGAAATCACCGCCCTGTTGCTGGCCCTCGGCCTGCTTTTGGCCAGCGCGCGGATTCTGGGGGAAACGGCCCAGCGCCTGAATCTGCCTTCGGTTCTCGGTGAGATCCTTGCCGGTATTCTCTGGGGCCCGACCATTTTCGGGGCACTGGCGCCGGAATGGAGCGCCTTTATCTTTCCTGCCCAGGGAGGCGGGGCGCTCGCCTTCGATGGCCTGACAACCCTGGCGATCGCGCTCTTTCTGCTGGTGGCCGGGCTGGAAGTCGATCTCACGACCGTCTGGCGCCAAGGCCGGGTCGCTCTTTGGGTCGCCATCGCCGGCATGATTTTGCCCTTTTCCATCGGCTTTTCCGTGGCCTGGTGGTCCCCGGAATGGCTGGGCTATCAGCCCGGAGTTCCGCACCTGCCTTTCGCTCTCTTCATGGCGACGATTCTTTCCATCTCCGCCTTGCCGATCATCGCCAAAATTCTCATGGATCTGAATATCTACCGGAGCGATCTGGGGGTCACGATCATCGCTGCGGCGGTTTTTAACGACCTGCTCGGCTGGCTGGTCTTCGCCATGATCCTGGGGATGCTCGGTGTCAATCAGGGCATCCCCCTGGCCCATACCCTGTGGATCACCCTGGTCTTTACTGCCTCGATGTTGACTGTCGTGCCCTGGTGCATCCATCGCCTTCTCCCCTGGATCCAGGCACACACCAGTTGGCCCGGAGGCGTTCTCGGTTTTGCTTTTTCCTTTTGCCTGATGACGGCGGCCTTCACCGAATGGATCGGGGTGCATGCGATTTTCGGTTCTTTTCTGGCCGGTGTGGCCTTGGGGCATTCGAGCCATTTACGGGAGCGGACCCGGGCGACGATCGATCAGTTCGTCTCCTTCATCTTTGCCCCGCTCTTTTTCGCCAGCATTGGCCTGAAAGTCAATTTTTCCGAGCAGTTCGATCTCGTCCTGACGCTGACCATCCTGCTGTTGGCGGTCACGGGCAAGGTCATCGGCAGCGCCTGCGGCGGGCGTCTGGGCGGTCTGGTCTGGCGCGACGCTTTCGCCGTCGGTTTCGGCATGAGTGCCCAGGGAACGATGGGGATTATCCTCGGCGTATTGGCGCTGCAGATGGGATTGATCAGCCACCAGGTCTTCGTCGCTTTGGTCGTGGTGGCCCTGGTCACCTCCCTGATGAGCGGCCCCCTGCTGCAACGTCTGCTCGGTTTGCGCAAGGCCCGGCGCTTCTGTGCCCATGTCGGGGCCAAAACCTTCATCAACCCTCTGACCGCTTACTCCAAGGATGGCATCATCATGGAGCTTGCCACCGCCGCCGCCGAAGTGGTCGATGTGGATGTCGCCACTATCAGTCATGCGGTCCGTCAGCGGGAACGCCTGATGTCCACCGGTATCGGACGGGGCTTGGCCGTCCCGCACGCCCGCTTACCGGAGCTAACCGAGCCGGTGGTGGTGGTGGGGTTATCCCACGGGGGAGTTGACTTCGACAGCCCGGACGGTCTTCCGGCGCAGGTCATCTGCTTGATTCTCACCCCCGTGCAGGACGATGGCGCTCAGCTGGAGATCCTGGCGGATATTGCCTCCACCTTTAAGATCAAGGAGATTCGGGAAAAGGTCGGGGGGGTCAGCAATTTTACAGAGTTTCTCGCCCTGGTCCGAAGCGGCCAGGGGCGCTGA
- the ybgF gene encoding tol-pal system protein YbgF has translation MTHWIKPLLLLALLTTLSGCATQRQLRTERDLDEMKKRLAKAELSLAAQGKSLTGELEQRLDTLGRTQADLQVALDTLKIDVQSVNGRFEDQARERDELRSDMLLVKDDFGLKLTSLEDRVQKLEENRAALGGAGGIVGGMPNSPEALYEVALEKIQKTGDFAGARESLQLFLKDNPQHPLATNAMYWIGEAHFGEKSYENAILQFQDVIQKHPTHPKTPAAMFKQGLAFQALGDTQNAKIILRKVQETYPQSEEAGKAKAKLAELK, from the coding sequence ATGACCCATTGGATCAAACCCCTTCTCCTGCTCGCCCTGCTGACGACCCTCTCGGGCTGCGCCACGCAACGCCAGCTACGAACGGAACGGGATCTTGATGAAATGAAGAAACGCCTGGCCAAGGCCGAACTGAGCCTGGCCGCCCAGGGTAAGAGCCTGACCGGTGAACTGGAACAGCGCCTCGACACCCTCGGTCGCACCCAGGCCGACTTGCAGGTTGCGCTGGACACCCTGAAGATCGATGTACAGTCCGTCAACGGACGCTTCGAGGATCAGGCCCGGGAACGGGACGAACTCCGCAGTGACATGCTGCTGGTCAAGGACGACTTCGGGCTGAAGCTCACCTCCCTGGAAGACCGGGTTCAGAAGCTGGAGGAGAACCGCGCGGCCCTCGGCGGTGCCGGTGGCATCGTCGGTGGCATGCCCAATTCGCCCGAGGCGCTGTACGAGGTGGCCCTGGAAAAAATCCAGAAAACCGGCGACTTCGCCGGCGCCCGGGAAAGTCTGCAGCTCTTTCTCAAGGACAATCCCCAGCACCCCCTGGCCACCAATGCCATGTACTGGATCGGCGAGGCCCACTTCGGCGAAAAGAGCTACGAGAACGCCATCCTCCAGTTTCAGGATGTGATTCAGAAACACCCCACCCATCCCAAGACCCCCGCGGCCATGTTCAAGCAAGGCCTGGCCTTCCAGGCCCTGGGCGACACGCAGAATGCCAAGATCATCCTGCGCAAGGTTCAGGAGACCTATCCCCAGTCCGAGGAAGCCGGCAAGGCCAAGGCCAAACTCGCCGAGCTCAAATAA
- the pal gene encoding peptidoglycan-associated lipoprotein Pal: protein MKITLRLLLSLTLLATLAVGCAKKPAAVVTTPTDTSAISSAPAGDSTGYGDSSLASGGVGDRPASSYDALLGGDIAGLNRIYFGFDQFTLSDEARATLANNADYLKANPGLNIRIEGHTDERGSDEYNLALGERRANAAKSYLVSLGIAPNRLNIISFGEEMPLTVGSDESAWAQNRRAEFKAAR from the coding sequence ATGAAAATCACCCTGCGTCTGCTGCTGTCCCTTACCCTTCTCGCCACCCTGGCCGTCGGCTGCGCGAAAAAGCCGGCAGCGGTCGTGACCACCCCGACCGACACCTCCGCTATTTCGAGCGCACCGGCTGGTGATTCCACCGGCTATGGCGACAGCTCCCTCGCTTCCGGCGGCGTCGGCGACCGTCCGGCCTCCAGCTACGACGCCCTGCTCGGCGGCGACATCGCCGGTCTCAACCGCATCTACTTCGGCTTCGACCAGTTCACCCTGAGCGACGAGGCGCGAGCCACTCTGGCCAACAACGCCGACTATCTGAAGGCCAACCCGGGACTCAACATCCGCATCGAAGGGCATACCGACGAGCGCGGCTCCGACGAGTACAACCTCGCTCTCGGCGAGCGCCGCGCCAATGCCGCCAAGAGCTACCTGGTTTCCCTCGGCATCGCCCCGAACCGGCTGAACATCATCTCCTTCGGCGAGGAAATGCCCCTGACCGTCGGCAGCGACGAAAGCGCCTGGGCACAGAATCGCCGCGCCGAGTTCAAAGCCGCCCGCTGA
- the tolB gene encoding Tol-Pal system beta propeller repeat protein TolB: protein MKKLTALFIILLTLICCAPATVLAQIEVSAPGQQAVPLAVTTFLPMEGAARPELAKEIEQVLSWDMDLTGMFSLVDPASFLSDARVLALNSVEIDFAQWRLLRADYLIKGGYVVQGDQLTLEARLFDVVERRLLAGRRYTGKVADARRMAHSFADQIMKSMTGENGPFNTRLAFISNRTGHKELYLMDVDGHNPTRITDHRAIVLNPDFSPRGKELVFTSYKGGNPDLYRKETYSGKEVRISAQRGLNIAGRYRPDGRELAVTLSRDGNAEIYLIGTSGSINKRLTDAWGIDSDPSWSPDGSQIAFVSDRQGNPHIFILDVSSGQVRRLNSSGKYNVTPAWSPKGDRIAFSRMAGGQFDVFTINPDGTDERQLTFGGGNKEHPRWSPDGRFIVYSSSAQGKRGIYVMRADGTGARPVALGGDSSHPAWSGEW, encoded by the coding sequence ATGAAAAAATTAACGGCCCTTTTCATCATTCTTCTGACCCTTATCTGCTGCGCGCCGGCAACCGTTCTTGCCCAGATCGAAGTCAGCGCCCCCGGTCAGCAGGCCGTGCCCCTGGCCGTCACCACGTTCCTGCCCATGGAAGGGGCCGCCCGACCGGAACTGGCCAAGGAAATCGAGCAGGTGCTTTCCTGGGACATGGATCTCACCGGCATGTTCAGTCTGGTCGATCCGGCTTCCTTCCTCAGCGATGCCCGGGTGCTCGCCCTCAACAGCGTGGAGATCGATTTCGCCCAGTGGCGCCTGTTGCGCGCCGACTACCTCATCAAGGGCGGCTATGTCGTGCAGGGGGATCAGCTGACCCTCGAAGCCCGTCTTTTCGACGTGGTCGAACGGAGGTTGCTGGCCGGACGGCGCTACACCGGCAAGGTCGCCGACGCGCGGCGCATGGCCCACTCCTTCGCCGACCAGATTATGAAGAGTATGACCGGGGAAAACGGCCCCTTCAACACCCGACTGGCCTTTATCTCCAATCGCACCGGGCACAAGGAACTCTATCTGATGGATGTGGACGGGCATAACCCGACGCGCATCACCGACCACCGCGCCATCGTCCTCAACCCCGACTTCTCGCCTCGGGGGAAGGAGCTGGTTTTCACTTCGTACAAAGGCGGGAATCCCGACCTTTACCGTAAGGAGACCTATTCGGGCAAGGAGGTGCGCATTTCCGCGCAACGAGGTCTCAACATCGCCGGCCGCTACCGCCCGGACGGTCGCGAGCTCGCCGTCACCCTTTCCCGCGACGGCAACGCCGAAATCTACCTGATCGGCACCAGCGGCTCCATCAACAAGCGCCTCACCGATGCCTGGGGAATCGACTCCGATCCCAGCTGGAGCCCCGACGGCAGCCAGATCGCTTTTGTCTCCGACCGCCAGGGAAATCCCCATATTTTCATTCTCGATGTGAGCAGCGGTCAGGTCCGGCGGTTGAACAGCTCGGGCAAATACAACGTCACCCCGGCCTGGAGCCCCAAGGGGGACCGCATTGCCTTCAGCCGCATGGCCGGCGGGCAGTTCGATGTCTTCACCATCAATCCCGACGGCACTGACGAACGGCAACTGACTTTCGGCGGCGGCAACAAGGAACATCCGCGCTGGAGCCCCGACGGCCGCTTCATCGTCTACTCTTCCAGCGCCCAGGGCAAGCGCGGCATCTATGTCATGCGCGCTGACGGTACCGGCGCCCGCCCGGTTGCCCTGGGCGGCGACAGCAGTCATCCGGCCTGGTCCGGGGAGTGGTAA
- a CDS encoding TonB C-terminal domain-containing protein, which translates to MLLLLFSGVILPTIKTPPKPVYIVDLVNLPVKDPRAGRPDVQKGPEKTEPTPGASAPEPKPEAVPLPPKPEAKPEVVKPEPPKPEPKPEPKPKPEPKPEPKPTPKPKAEAKPQPEKPKTADKPKVTDKEEASVTTALEKLQKKQEYAGAQAAIEALAAKTAKASAGNVPVGMPDGKGSEEGVLDEAWLKEFLTRAWGLSPYQVTRTDLEAKVQLTFDSQGKLSNYKFLDKSTDSRFDDSVVKAILKLKENPMPTLAGTRKEVVFNLKELQRQ; encoded by the coding sequence GTGCTGCTGCTCCTTTTTTCCGGGGTCATCCTGCCGACGATAAAGACGCCGCCGAAGCCGGTCTACATCGTCGACCTGGTCAACCTGCCGGTGAAAGACCCCCGCGCCGGTCGGCCGGATGTCCAAAAGGGCCCGGAGAAGACCGAGCCGACGCCGGGCGCCAGCGCCCCGGAACCGAAACCGGAGGCGGTGCCGCTGCCGCCGAAACCGGAAGCCAAGCCCGAGGTAGTCAAACCGGAACCGCCCAAGCCGGAACCGAAACCCGAGCCCAAGCCCAAGCCCGAGCCGAAACCGGAACCCAAACCGACACCGAAACCCAAGGCCGAGGCCAAGCCGCAGCCCGAGAAACCGAAAACGGCCGACAAGCCGAAGGTCACGGACAAGGAAGAGGCGAGTGTCACCACCGCCCTGGAGAAGTTGCAGAAAAAGCAGGAATACGCCGGCGCGCAGGCTGCAATCGAGGCACTGGCGGCTAAAACTGCCAAAGCTTCCGCAGGCAACGTCCCGGTCGGCATGCCCGACGGCAAGGGATCGGAGGAAGGGGTTTTAGACGAGGCTTGGCTAAAGGAGTTCCTCACACGAGCTTGGGGGCTCTCCCCATACCAAGTTACCCGTACGGATTTGGAAGCCAAAGTTCAATTGACCTTCGATAGCCAAGGAAAGCTGTCCAATTACAAATTTCTCGACAAATCTACCGATTCCCGGTTCGATGATTCCGTCGTCAAAGCAATCCTGAAGCTCAAAGAAAACCCCATGCCGACCCTCGCCGGAACCCGTAAGGAAGTCGTGTTTAACCTAAAGGAATTACAGAGACAATGA
- the tolR gene encoding protein TolR, which produces MDIGPSRGNRGPVSQINVTPFVDVMLVLLIIFMVTAPMMEQGVDVNLPEVAEAPSLTANKEPLVITVQKDGAISIGRTKIEDAVKLTPVLQQILKDKPEDEKDVFLEADRDVPYGKVVPVMAAIKKAGVAKLGMVSQEPR; this is translated from the coding sequence ATGGATATCGGGCCGAGTCGCGGCAACCGCGGACCTGTTTCCCAGATCAACGTCACCCCCTTCGTCGACGTCATGCTGGTGCTGCTGATTATCTTCATGGTCACCGCGCCGATGATGGAACAGGGGGTCGACGTCAATCTCCCCGAGGTCGCGGAAGCCCCCAGCCTTACCGCCAACAAGGAGCCGCTGGTGATCACCGTCCAGAAGGACGGCGCCATCTCCATCGGCCGCACCAAGATCGAGGACGCCGTCAAGCTGACCCCGGTGCTTCAGCAGATCCTCAAGGACAAGCCCGAGGACGAAAAGGATGTCTTCCTCGAAGCCGATCGCGATGTCCCTTACGGCAAGGTCGTTCCGGTCATGGCGGCGATCAAGAAAGCCGGCGTCGCCAAACTGGGAATGGTTTCCCAGGAACCCCGCTGA
- the tolQ gene encoding protein TolQ, translating to MDLVLNAGPVVKLVLLLLVYFSVVSWAIIFYKFLVIHRATRDSDQFLDFFWAKKRFDVINQGLRDYPNSPLTVLFREGYQELLKIQGRRPGEDEGHLSTDLGGAENVARALRRATTLETHRLEKFTTTLATTGSTAPFVGLFGTVWGIMDAFRGIGESGSASLAVVAPGISEALVATAIGLIAAIPAVMGYNHFMHKVNVLTGEMDNFSQEFLNIVERMMRRG from the coding sequence TTGGATCTGGTGCTCAATGCCGGGCCGGTCGTCAAACTGGTTCTGCTGCTGCTGGTCTATTTTTCGGTGGTCTCCTGGGCCATCATTTTCTACAAATTCCTGGTCATTCACCGCGCCACCCGCGACTCCGACCAGTTCCTCGACTTTTTCTGGGCGAAGAAGCGTTTCGACGTCATCAACCAGGGGCTCAGGGATTATCCCAATTCGCCGCTGACCGTCCTCTTCCGCGAAGGCTACCAGGAACTGCTCAAAATCCAGGGGCGCCGCCCCGGTGAGGACGAAGGACACCTGAGCACCGACCTGGGCGGCGCGGAAAACGTCGCCCGTGCCCTGCGCCGGGCCACCACCCTCGAAACCCACCGGTTGGAAAAATTCACCACCACCCTCGCCACGACCGGTTCCACCGCCCCCTTCGTCGGTCTTTTCGGCACCGTCTGGGGGATCATGGACGCCTTTCGCGGCATCGGCGAAAGCGGCAGCGCCTCGCTGGCGGTCGTCGCACCGGGCATCTCCGAGGCGCTGGTGGCCACCGCCATCGGCCTGATCGCGGCGATTCCGGCGGTCATGGGCTACAACCATTTCATGCACAAGGTCAACGTGCTCACCGGCGAGATGGATAACTTCAGCCAGGAATTTCTCAACATCGTCGAACGCATGATGCGGAGGGGATAA
- a CDS encoding HD domain-containing protein has product MTDLQYLENLFLIPDGAERERRWREDPEARRILPELYRLDGIPQPPEYHPEGDVLTHTLLAIRHLPPQADPRLAWGALLHDIGKAETTREIDGRIRAFGHDRAGVELARGIMERLGMEPAKIEDILWLVHHHMFALSWQVDEESQLSRRQWRFVEDPRFPLMLDLMRLDALAAGANPAKLAQVEFYRRARRAQAP; this is encoded by the coding sequence GTGACCGATCTGCAATACCTCGAAAATCTGTTTCTCATCCCCGACGGGGCGGAGCGTGAACGGCGCTGGCGCGAGGATCCGGAAGCGCGCCGTATCCTCCCCGAACTCTATCGCCTCGACGGCATCCCCCAACCCCCCGAATATCATCCTGAGGGGGATGTGCTGACCCATACCCTGCTGGCGATCCGCCACCTGCCGCCCCAAGCCGACCCGCGCCTGGCCTGGGGCGCGCTCCTTCACGACATCGGCAAGGCCGAGACCACCCGGGAAATCGACGGTCGCATCCGCGCCTTCGGCCATGACCGGGCCGGGGTCGAACTGGCCCGCGGGATCATGGAGCGCCTCGGCATGGAACCGGCCAAGATCGAGGATATTCTCTGGCTGGTACACCACCACATGTTCGCGCTCTCCTGGCAGGTCGACGAAGAAAGTCAGCTCAGCCGCCGCCAGTGGCGTTTCGTCGAAGACCCGCGTTTTCCCCTCATGCTCGACCTGATGCGCCTCGATGCCCTGGCCGCCGGCGCCAATCCGGCCAAACTCGCCCAAGTCGAATTCTACCGCCGCGCCCGTCGCGCCCAGGCACCCTGA
- a CDS encoding TIGR04282 family arsenosugar biosynthesis glycosyltransferase, with protein sequence MEEVDKVAGGLYTIDRNRTHLPALGIFAKAPRPGQVKTRFCPPLTPEEAAHLYRTSLFETLARMDHGTFAPTLFHADAPDWFAAHGRDLPRLPQGEGDLGRRLERGLAYLLKQGAPAAALIGSDSPDLPLEQVEAAFALLEKAEVVTIPAADGGYVLIGAREPHPELFRDMPWSTPELLAATRRRAEELALDYRELPPWEDLDDLAALRRLIERSPHSSTARHALVHLAHHL encoded by the coding sequence GTGGAAGAGGTGGATAAGGTGGCGGGGGGACTGTATACAATCGACCGAAACCGAACCCACCTGCCGGCCCTCGGCATCTTCGCCAAGGCACCGCGACCGGGGCAGGTCAAGACCCGATTCTGTCCCCCGCTGACCCCGGAGGAAGCGGCGCACCTCTACCGGACCAGCCTTTTTGAAACCCTGGCGCGCATGGACCACGGAACGTTCGCGCCGACCCTCTTCCACGCCGATGCTCCCGACTGGTTCGCGGCCCACGGCCGCGACCTGCCGCGTCTTCCCCAGGGCGAGGGCGATCTCGGCCGGCGCCTGGAACGGGGACTGGCCTACCTGCTGAAACAGGGCGCGCCGGCGGCGGCCCTGATCGGTAGCGACAGCCCCGACCTCCCCCTGGAACAGGTCGAGGCGGCCTTCGCTCTGCTGGAGAAGGCCGAGGTCGTGACCATTCCCGCCGCCGACGGCGGCTATGTGCTGATCGGCGCACGTGAGCCCCATCCGGAGCTCTTTCGCGACATGCCCTGGAGCACCCCCGAGCTGCTCGCCGCTACCCGCCGTCGGGCCGAGGAACTGGCCCTCGACTACCGGGAGCTTCCCCCCTGGGAAGACTTGGACGATCTTGCCGCCCTGCGCCGCCTGATCGAACGCTCCCCCCATTCATCCACGGCCCGCCACGCCCTGGTCCACCTGGCGCACCATCTCTGA
- the folE2 gene encoding GTP cyclohydrolase FolE2 has product MPDLQQSRDERNIPIDKVGVKNIHYPIVVLDKSKDRQHTVASINMYVDLPHHFKGTHMSRFIEILNEHHGEISIEGIDAILVEMKERLEASSAHLELEFPYFIEKRAPVSGARGLMEYQCRMLGSLGETGDFILGVTVPVTSLCPCSREISARGAHNQRSAVTVQVRYRDHIWLEDLIDWIEVCGSAPVYSLLKREDEKAVTEQAYDNPRFVEDIVRAVTEKLQSIENVTWFRVECENFESIHNHSAYALVEQRR; this is encoded by the coding sequence ATGCCCGACTTGCAGCAGTCCCGGGACGAGCGCAACATTCCCATCGACAAGGTTGGGGTGAAGAACATCCACTATCCCATCGTCGTCCTCGACAAGAGCAAGGACCGCCAGCACACGGTGGCGAGCATCAATATGTACGTGGATCTGCCCCATCACTTCAAGGGCACCCACATGAGCCGCTTCATCGAGATTCTCAACGAGCATCATGGTGAGATCAGCATCGAGGGGATTGATGCCATCCTGGTAGAAATGAAAGAACGGCTGGAGGCGTCCAGCGCCCACCTGGAGCTGGAGTTTCCTTACTTCATCGAAAAGCGGGCCCCGGTCTCGGGGGCGCGCGGGCTGATGGAATACCAATGCCGGATGCTCGGCAGCCTGGGAGAGACCGGCGATTTCATCCTCGGTGTGACCGTGCCGGTCACTTCCCTCTGCCCCTGCTCCCGGGAGATCAGCGCCCGCGGCGCCCACAACCAGCGCAGCGCCGTGACCGTGCAGGTGCGCTACCGCGACCATATCTGGCTGGAGGATCTCATCGACTGGATCGAGGTCTGCGGCAGCGCCCCGGTTTACTCTCTGCTCAAGCGCGAGGACGAAAAGGCCGTGACCGAACAGGCCTACGACAATCCCAGGTTCGTCGAGGACATTGTCCGCGCCGTCACAGAGAAGCTGCAAAGCATTGAAAATGTTACCTGGTTCCGGGTCGAGTGCGAAAATTTCGAGTCGATCCACAACCATTCGGCCTACGCCCTGGTCGAACAGCGGCGCTGA
- the queC gene encoding 7-cyano-7-deazaguanine synthase QueC, which produces MPNRKKAVVLYSGGLDSTTCMAIAQAEGFAPYAMSFAYGQRHTVELDQARRYAPRMGAVEHQLVEIDLRRIGGSALTSTLEVPKEGVQEGEIPVTYVPARNTIFLSFALGWAEVLGAFDIYIGVNALDYSGYPDCRPEYIAAFETLANLATRAGVEGSGRYRIHTPLISLTKAEIIRKGLDLGVDYALTHSCYDPTPDGLACGRCDSCRLRLKGFAEAGVPDPVRYVSKA; this is translated from the coding sequence ATGCCGAACCGTAAAAAAGCCGTGGTTCTCTACAGCGGCGGACTCGATTCCACCACTTGCATGGCCATCGCCCAGGCCGAGGGCTTTGCCCCTTACGCCATGAGCTTCGCCTACGGTCAGCGCCACACCGTCGAACTCGACCAGGCCCGCCGCTATGCGCCGCGGATGGGGGCGGTGGAGCACCAGCTGGTGGAGATCGACCTGCGCCGCATCGGCGGCAGCGCCCTGACCAGCACTCTGGAGGTGCCCAAAGAGGGAGTCCAGGAGGGGGAAATCCCGGTCACCTACGTCCCGGCGCGCAACACCATCTTTCTCTCCTTCGCCCTTGGCTGGGCCGAGGTTCTCGGCGCCTTCGACATCTACATCGGGGTCAACGCCCTCGACTATTCGGGCTATCCCGACTGCCGCCCCGAGTACATCGCCGCCTTCGAAACCCTGGCCAACCTCGCCACCCGCGCCGGCGTCGAGGGGAGCGGCCGCTACCGCATCCATACCCCGTTGATTTCGCTGACCAAGGCGGAAATCATTCGCAAGGGTCTGGATCTCGGGGTTGACTACGCCCTCACCCACTCCTGCTACGACCCCACCCCCGACGGCCTGGCCTGCGGTCGTTGCGACTCCTGCCGTCTACGCCTGAAAGGCTTCGCCGAGGCCGGCGTGCCCGATCCCGTCCGCTATGTGAGCAAAGCGTGA
- a CDS encoding type II toxin-antitoxin system RelE/ParE family toxin, translating into MSFRIIYTHSYLKRAAKFIKRHPELLPQYEKTLKLLELNPRHPSLRLHRLTGPLRDLHSVSINISYRITLEFLFEDGKIIPVSIGSHDEVY; encoded by the coding sequence ATGAGCTTTCGCATCATCTATACCCACAGCTATCTGAAACGCGCCGCAAAATTCATCAAACGTCACCCGGAACTGCTGCCTCAATACGAAAAGACCCTGAAGCTACTGGAACTCAATCCGCGACATCCGTCCCTGCGACTGCATCGCCTGACCGGGCCGCTTCGCGATCTGCATTCCGTCTCCATCAACATCAGCTATCGCATTACCCTGGAATTTTTGTTCGAGGACGGCAAAATCATCCCGGTCAGCATCGGCAGCCATGATGAGGTGTACTGA